The Ficedula albicollis isolate OC2 unplaced genomic scaffold, FicAlb1.5 N02185, whole genome shotgun sequence genomic sequence ggattttcttggGGCAATTTTGGGCTACTTTGGGTcgattttttttatatttttggagctactttgggatttttagggctattttgggctattttttgGGGCTATTTGGGGCTATTTTGTGACtattttttgtctatttttttttacacttttgggtggattttggcCGATTTTGGGTCCATGTCTGTCCCATTTTTTGCAGCTCTTTGACCCCGGGCAGGTGCTGCACACCTGCGAGTCCCGGGCGGGGCACGGGCTGAGCGCTGCAGCTCGGGGCCCagttttggggagtttttggGACTTTTTGGGGCTATTttgtctctatttttttttgctattttgggtggattttggcCGATTTTGGGTCCATGTTTATCCCATTTTTTGCAGTTCTTTGACCCCGGGCAGGTGCTGTACACCTACGAGTCCCCGGCGGGGTACGGGCTGATCGCGCTGCAGTTCGGGGCCTTCCTTTGGTTCTGCGGCGCCGTGGGGGCGACGCTGAGCGCGGCCCCCGAGAGGAGACCCTTCTACCTGCCCTTCCTGGGGGCGTACAGCTTCTGGTGAgcgcacctgggcacacctgggcacacctgggcacacctgggtacacctgggatacacctgggcacacctgggggggggggggggggggggggggggg encodes the following:
- the TMEM145 gene encoding transmembrane protein 145 → MTLYSIAHLALLTYEAQFFDPGQVLYTYESPAGYGLIALQFGAFLWFCGAVGATLSAAPERRPFYLPFLGAYSFW